One genomic window of Sphingobacterium oryzagri includes the following:
- the ggpS gene encoding glucosylglycerol-phosphate synthase, protein MMLLATDLDGTFLGGNMENRLRLYRLIKQHPDIQLVFVTGRGLESVIPLLNDPLIPRPNYIIADVGATVVNGFTLEPIATIQGDIEERWPSTYAIRAKVMEVAAVTFQEVPQQRRCSFFYDGDVNLDPVYEVAKHFDCDIITSVDKYLDVLPRGVNKGSTLKALVEHLHVDQEDVLVAGDTLNDLALYETGYKGVVVGQAEPALLEKTKAYAQVFQADEAGAGGILEALSEFERFKKYAALVSKRKSAQPQKSSNQLVMVYHRLPFEQEVVNGKAIRVSPKSPNGIIPSLLGLFEKGRSGIWIGEEVQQKERPVVPNELIDEDKYANLVAATISLPKADIDQFYRVFSKEAFWPTIFSFVDKAKFNHDDWEHYLKINRIFAERIAKEADQDALVWIHEYNLWMVPAYLKSLRPDLRIGFFHHTSFPAADIFNIIPWRKEIIGSLLLCDFISFHIPRYVENFIDVLRSHTPFKVLKKINAAKQFLTYSCALGVDQMTKVIEIDGRQVRLGAQPVGVNMQKVEGILKSADMRKKIDASRAKKTDGAMQTILSVERLDYVKGPLEKIQAFGEFLEEYPEYRGKVELVNICTPPSQGMKIYDDIRDEVHRAVGEINGRFATMDWVPIQYFYRSLQFEEVVGLYATSDIAWITPLRDGLNLVAKEYVAVQGMIEGDGALVLSEFAGASVELPYAILTNPYDTKSMKESLLKGLLMPADERAARIKRLYDQVKNFDIHYWGRDFVKELEKTRKDG, encoded by the coding sequence TGTTTTTGTCACTGGACGCGGCCTGGAGTCGGTCATTCCGCTGCTGAACGATCCGCTGATCCCGCGACCAAATTACATCATTGCCGATGTTGGCGCCACCGTGGTCAACGGATTTACCTTAGAGCCCATCGCCACCATTCAGGGCGATATTGAAGAGCGTTGGCCCTCTACGTATGCCATTCGCGCCAAGGTAATGGAAGTGGCGGCTGTGACTTTTCAGGAGGTTCCGCAACAGCGACGATGTTCGTTTTTTTATGACGGCGATGTCAACCTGGATCCGGTGTATGAAGTAGCCAAACACTTTGATTGTGATATTATCACATCGGTCGATAAATATTTAGATGTTTTGCCGCGAGGCGTTAACAAGGGTAGTACATTAAAGGCTTTGGTAGAGCATTTGCATGTTGATCAAGAAGATGTGCTGGTGGCTGGTGATACGTTGAACGACCTGGCGCTCTACGAAACGGGTTATAAAGGCGTGGTTGTCGGTCAGGCTGAACCCGCTTTGCTGGAAAAAACGAAGGCTTATGCCCAAGTTTTTCAGGCCGATGAAGCCGGTGCCGGCGGTATTTTGGAAGCGTTGAGCGAATTCGAACGATTTAAAAAGTACGCCGCACTGGTCAGTAAAAGAAAAAGTGCGCAACCGCAAAAAAGTTCGAATCAGCTGGTTATGGTATACCACCGTTTACCATTTGAACAGGAGGTGGTTAATGGAAAAGCGATCCGGGTATCGCCTAAAAGTCCAAACGGCATTATCCCGTCTTTGCTGGGTCTTTTTGAAAAAGGTCGCTCAGGCATTTGGATCGGTGAGGAGGTACAGCAAAAGGAGCGCCCCGTGGTGCCCAATGAGCTTATCGACGAAGATAAGTATGCCAATCTGGTAGCGGCCACGATTAGTCTGCCTAAAGCGGATATCGACCAATTTTATCGGGTCTTTTCAAAAGAAGCTTTTTGGCCAACGATTTTTTCCTTTGTTGATAAGGCAAAGTTCAATCACGATGACTGGGAACATTACCTCAAAATCAACCGTATTTTTGCAGAGCGTATTGCAAAGGAGGCCGATCAAGATGCGTTGGTATGGATTCACGAATATAACCTGTGGATGGTGCCGGCTTACCTCAAATCGCTGCGCCCGGACCTGCGTATCGGTTTCTTTCACCACACATCGTTTCCGGCGGCTGATATTTTTAATATTATTCCCTGGCGTAAGGAGATTATCGGCAGTTTGTTGCTGTGCGACTTTATCAGTTTCCATATTCCACGCTATGTGGAGAATTTTATTGATGTGCTTCGTAGCCATACGCCGTTTAAAGTACTGAAAAAGATCAATGCTGCTAAGCAGTTTTTAACCTACAGCTGTGCGCTGGGCGTGGATCAGATGACCAAAGTAATCGAGATCGATGGCCGGCAGGTACGTTTGGGAGCGCAGCCTGTGGGCGTCAATATGCAGAAGGTGGAAGGCATCTTGAAAAGTGCCGATATGCGTAAAAAGATTGACGCATCGCGCGCTAAAAAAACAGATGGTGCGATGCAAACGATCTTGTCGGTAGAGCGGCTGGATTATGTGAAAGGACCGCTAGAGAAGATACAGGCTTTTGGGGAATTTTTGGAAGAATACCCGGAATATCGCGGCAAGGTTGAATTGGTAAATATTTGCACGCCGCCGTCACAAGGTATGAAAATTTACGATGATATTCGCGACGAGGTGCACCGTGCTGTGGGCGAGATTAACGGTCGCTTTGCAACGATGGATTGGGTGCCTATTCAATATTTTTACCGATCGTTACAGTTTGAAGAGGTAGTAGGGCTTTATGCTACCAGCGATATTGCCTGGATCACGCCGCTGCGTGACGGACTAAATTTGGTGGCCAAGGAATATGTGGCCGTTCAGGGGATGATTGAGGGCGATGGCGCGTTAGTGCTTTCCGAGTTTGCGGGGGCTTCTGTAGAATTGCCTTATGCCATTTTAACGAATCCGTATGACACGAAAAGTATGAAGGAAAGCTTGCTCAAAGGTCTTTTGATGCCCGCTGACGAGCGTGCGGCACGTATTAAGCGGCTTTACGATCAGGTCAAGAATTTTGATATCCATTACTGGGGTAGAGATTTTGTAAAAGAATTGGAAAAAACGCGGAAAGATGGCTAG